The DNA window tgatacgaccaagacacAAACTGTGGGATttggtaaatataataataaatgcagattcactgtgtaactttattagcagcgtcctcctgaaatgcgccaacaacattTAGCGTAACTTCCTCCTCTGTGCCTCTTAACGCTTTAAACCCCAACCCCAATgttctctggtcgctatggtaacgcataaatatttctttcaaaataagacgcacAACTGCAACACaagaaaagacccagggaaacagagttaacgataaaaaccctgaaaactgtcAATTTCACATCCaaacctcaactctcgcggccccgtactggtccgtggcccgggggttgggcaCCGCTCAGTATCCATCTACACTCAAATGAAAATAGTACCATTGTAATTCAATGCATTCCATTTAGCCGCCCAGTAACATTGTAGTACTTGAACCAAGGACAGAGATAAGAGGAGTAACTCTGCTGTGGGAAATCCACTCTAACACTGCACCAGAGCCTAAAAACATGAGTCACTGCCCTTTAGAGCGGCGCTCTTTCACAGTTTGCCCCGACTAACACAATGTTTGCTCTTCTTCATTTTAATGGGTGCTTATGGTGTTTTCCCTGCAGTCTGTCAGACCAGGAACTGTTTCCAGGTCAGTTAGGAGGGCTGGACTCTGGCTTCAACAGCGTTGACAGCGGCAGCAAACGATGGTCTGGGAACGAGGTAACGTTACAGGatacacactgtcacatgtGACTGCATTATATATTCTTCTATTAATATCTATAATAGTGGATATAGAAATGCATTGTGTAGTATTAGATAAACAGATCAGTGTTTCACTGACATGTGCTGTGTGTTCAGTCTGCTGACGACTTCTCAGAGCGCTCCCTCCGCATGGCTGAGGTCAACAGAGACCAAAGTAACCTGgcggaggaagaagaggaatccAACAGAGGTGAGGAAAGAGGCACAGGCCATAAATCATTGTTTGTGCTGTGAGACGTGTTGAATACCATCGTACTCTTCACAGTGAATGGAAATGCGGAGCAGGTTGACTTCATTGACAGCAGTgtgacagaggaagaggacgaCATCAGGACCAATACATCCACGCCTCCTTCGGTACCAGTCATCCTCACGCCGATCTGCAGCTGTCACGCAGTGTCGTgtcctgtgtttgtgttgattATGTTGACCGCGTATTGATTTTTCAGGATCAGAAGGACAGATCGTCACCGTTGCAATCCCAGGAGTCAACAACATCCAGGTCAGTGGTGTGAAGCACAGTCAGAGTTTTGCATGGCTGTATCACCTGCAGTAGGTTCAAACCTCAGAGCGCAGGGTCTGCTCTGTAACACCACAAGCAGAAATCTGAATTCAAAATTAAAAGAGGAATATTGATTATCTGCACAAATCTCACCTCCCAAAGTGTAGCTGCAATACTTGCTTTGTGCAGCGCAAAAGTTCTCCAGGTTAAATATGTTGCAGGTTCACACAACATGAATCCACTTCATACTGTATTATAACACTGGAACCCAGAGTGATACATGTTATTAGAAGAAACTTTAGGCCTTTAGTGTGATTGAGCAATGCTGATGCATAACTTTATATTCTGCACACAGCAcactaaacaaaacaagactTGGCAAATATATTAAGACTGTTTGCATTTAGTTAGCTAAAAGCTAAAGCTTTGGTAGATGTTGGTGGTGGAAAGTGGTATTAAGGTGCAGTGGCTGATGTCTGTGGCGTAGAGAGTGAAGAGGCCCCCTGTAGttccctgtgttgctgatcacctggTCAGACACGCAGTGTTGAAGACGCACATATTCtagtcttcctgtcaggtaatcaacaatccaggacgagcgaggcatccacctgcatcgctgtcaGATCATCACCCAGCAGGTCTGTCTGATGCTGCTGAATGCACCAGGAAACTGAAACAACATGACGCTCACGCTCCTCTCCGGCTGGTCCAGGGCGTAGACTCGATTGAGTAGGTAGATGCTGGTGTCCTCAGCTCTGGTGTCAGTCTAATGTCAGTCCACATCTGGACCCCTTCAGTTCATCTTCAGTGTCGGCTTGTTATCTGGGTAACAATGGAGGGACAACAGAGTCTGTGCAGGAGGTTATGCGCTCAGTGATACGCTGGGtgagcccattgatgtcctcacCGTGGGTCTCAGTGGGTGCTTGTCACCTCAAAACAGCCCTCTGACCACCGGTCACACTCTGCATCTTCACAGTAGGCACATAGAGCTGAAAGGAGGAGAAACTGTATGCCTCCCTGACATTAGCATGCAGTCGGTCCGTGGCACAGACCACGTCCTGTGTGAAGGGTGGAAGTGTCATGTCCAAGGTGAcgtggttgaagtcacccgagacaGCAATGGAGACGCCAGGGTGCTGATTCTGTAACCACGCTGTGGccgagtggatagtgtcacgtGCACTGTGGGTTAGTAGAGGAAGGAACGTCCACAGCCACCAAGGTCACGTGGGTAAATTCACTTGCAAATGACACAACTCGAGTCCAGCAGCGCACAGTTCAGGCACGCAGTGGGCTCTGTGATGGAGACGTGAGCAGGGTTACACCAGCTGTTAACAAGAACAGCCTCTCTCCTTTCTGACGATCTGAGGGAATGTTTGACTCGGTGTGACGATTGTCGTGGACCTTTGCTCGCGCTGCTGTTGTGATAaagctttttgtattttatgcTGGTGGGTGAGGAAAACTGGAGCCATAGTGCCATGTGTGACTTTTTAAGATCAAATATTTGACATTGACGGGGTTTTGCTGTTTCTGATCTTGGACTTTTCCTACAGATTTCACTGGATCAGCATGATGTTTGGGAAGTTCAGTCCAAAGACCTCTGCAAAGCTTTTGAGTTGTGGTTGAAGGGTCTGTCTGTGGTGGTATGTCCAATTCCAGTCAATCACCACAGGACCAGTCCATCCCAAGTTTGAGATGCTTGATGAAAGTCCGGGTCTGGAGGTATCAGACCCTTTCATACCTGTCACTtgtgctcagggtgaacctgctctcatctgtggAAAGGACGGAGCACCGCTCCTGGACCTGTCAGGCCCCAGGGCAGGCAGTGAGCACAGGGCCCAAGTCTGATTGTTGGTCAGAGACGGTCACGCTCGTGGCTTGCTGAAGGTCATTTTCTAGCTCAtggcacaaaggagcagatccTGGTAATGCTGTTGGGTTAAGCACCTTCTCTGGCAATGTCAAGCTAGAGTTAGCAGTCTCCTTCATGCTTctgagactgtgctgggaggCAGCAAACCTTGTGTCAGTGGCACGTATTGATGTGCCGTCCTGGAGGAGTCGGACTACCTGTGCAGCCTCTGTATGATCCAGGTGTCAGCCAGTCAGCAGTAACACTGACCAAACTCAGCGGCTTTCACCTATAaaaccattttatttattttggactttgtctcattgttgctCCTGTTAGTTTAATTAATAGCAGAGCAGCTCCTTAGACGACCAGATCAGTATCTCACATGTTGAACCGACTTGATGCCATTCTCTGATTAAAACGATATTTGGAACAGcgtatgtgtttttcttttgtttagttGTGCACGTTTAGCCCTCCGTATTTGCCCGACTTCCTTTGGATAAAGTAAAAGGTTCAAACGTCTGTGAATGTAAATCGTACGTAAACATCAGTAATGGGAAACATTTGGATATGAAAGTTTGTGTTGTTGAAGAGGAATCAGAGTTTAAATGTTGGAAGCTTCTTCTCAGAGAGTCCTAGTTTAGTTTGTATGTCAGCAGCGTCTCTAACAGACAAGCTGCCAGTGATAAGTAATAAGAAGTCCTGGAAGTCGGCTCACGAGCTTGGAAACAATCGGATAAAAAACTCTGATTGTATCCATTTTGTGTCTGTCACTCCCAGATCTAGCCTCCACATCGAGCTGGGCTCTTCATCTTCAGCCTCCTCGTCTCCTCTGTCCCCCTCCAGCCCCTCCCTAGAGGAGCGAAGGAGACCTGGTACCTTGTTTATCTGGCAGGAGAGAGAACGgcttcagcagcagcaaaaggaGAAAGCAAGGTTGATACTGACGGAGATATTCTGCTTTTAGCGTCtgcacatttcttttattttgaagatgaCTCGGCGTTTCTGCTTACCTTACGTGTCCCTCGAGTCAACGCTGTAACTGTGCTCTCACGTCTAATTATACGCTGTTGCCTGTCTTAACCTGTTATTTTGTAGTTCGCTGAAGTTCTCCACCAAAACAGGAAGTCATGTGGCCACTGCACAGCAGATGGGAAGTAGTTCATGGTAAGGATGGCGTGCAGATAAACACACGTGAGGCCTGCCATAGAGACAAACGCCTGTTCAAAAATCTATGTTAAAGTGGTAACAAAGGGCTGAGgttctgctgctgatagtggCGTGTGTCTCTCTCTAGTGGTACATCACCAGaaagcagcaaagcagagaaTGGCACATCTGGCCTGCGACACAGATGTGCAGTGAGTACTGTCCTTGtcttcagttcactgaggtaaacgggtttgtgtgtctgctgtttTAAATCACACTTGTTTCTCCCTCAGAGCGCTGACCAAATGAGCACAGGCGCTCCTTCAGTCTCTCTGCAGCGATCGAGCAGCAAGACAGGTAACAcaggagagagagtgtgtgtgggtggaaTGTTTCACAATTACACGCTCTTTTAAATCCCACTGTGCAACATGTGCTGTAACACATCAAAGTGTAGTTCCTCAGAAGCGCACATTTCAGTGAAGCAATCAAGTCTTCCACATACGAGTGGTTGCAGTCACGCTTTGATGAAGAGGAGCCGTGTTGTAATTATGAAATATGTTCGATtcagtttgtatgtgtgtgtcattttgTGTTGTGATGTGAGTGAGAGTGCGTCTTTAACACTTTGCATTGTTGACGTTTGCATCAGATTTCCCGTCCTCCCCCAAGACGTCCCCTCCTCCTGGTCAGGCCCAGAAACccagcagcttcctgtttcgGACGTCCTCTCACAGCAGCGTCAAACCCACAGGTACCCAAAGAACACGCCACAGCGTCACTCCACAATCCACACACCTTTACACCTTTATTTACCTGTCTGCTTTCAGGGGCCATCTTTTCTCTTGGGGAGTCTGGCAGAAGCGAGTCTCGCACGACGCTGCGCTTGCCTAAAGAGGAAAGACCGGACATCACTCAGCTACGCAAGGTCAGCCCCACAGACCAACACTTCCTCGTGATCTAAACGGGAAACTGGACGCTTGGTGTCACAGTCAGGCTCCTCATAGGACGAACTAATTGTGTTAGTGTCATGGCACCTGAGTGGGGTCTACTTTAAACCATGACGCTCTGTGTCCTTAATCAGACTCTAGAGTCCCGGCTGAAGATCACTCTACCAGAGGATATGGGTGAAGCTCTGGCCAATGGCACCATCCTCTGCCAGCTGGTGAATCACATCCGCCCACGCTCTGTGTCCATCATCCACATTCCTTCCCCAGCGGTGGTGAGTCTGGAAGCCTTGAAACGAAATATGACGCTGCTGTTAGCAGTAGAGTCTGTATGACTCACCTGGTCATTGTCCACTCACCTGTCGGTCGCGTCACCTTTCTTTGTAAAACAAGCAGTTTGTGAGAGCTGCAGCGCGTCTGTGCAGATAAAGTCGGCTCGCTATGATCAGAAACACGAAGTGCTCATACAGGCAGAACGATTCATGTCACAACTAACACTGCTGTTACATATTTGTAGCTTCTTCCTACTTCCTTCTCAGATTTCACATTAAAAGCTTCCAGAAGATGTTGAATGTGAAACAGCAAAGAGAGTGTAAAAGTACAGCTGCAGCTTCCTGCTGTGATGGAGAATAActcgcctgtgtgtgtgtgtgtgtgtgtgtgtgtgtgtgtgtgtgtgtgtgtgtgtgtgtgtgtggttcgcAGCCCAAACTGAGCCTGGCAAAGTGTCGACTCAACGTGGAAAACTTTGTCGCCGCCTGTCGCCGGCTGGGAGTCCCCGAGGTAACGTGTGCATGTCCCGACGCTGTCCTGGTGTAGTCTGCTGTGATGACAGTGCTTTGAATCAAGTCTAAATCTGCTTTTTGCTGTTCTGCCCTTTGTCCTGTCGTCTCTGATGTCCTAGCTTTAACAATATAACTACTCATATTGTCTTTCTGTGCgtttgcgtgcgtgtgtgtcctCTCCTGTCCAgactgaagtgtgtgtgtgctctgatGTGCTTCTGTGTAAGCTGCCCAATGTGCTGCGCTGTGTGACAGCCCTGCTGGCCGTGGAGGGGGAGGAGAAGGACCGGCCCCGCCTCCACTCCTCGCCTGAGGCTTCGTCGTCCTCCACCTCGCTGCTGTCCGCAGACTTCTTGCTCTTCTACTGTGCAGTCATGGCGCTGCTCTACGTCCTCTACTGCTACCTGCTCCCTTAAAGCAACGACATGTGACACGGAGTACGTTCGCCATAGCAACAGGCTGTTAGCATAGAAAGCAAACGGTGCTCGTGTTGTAAGACCTGTAAGTGTGCTGCTTTGTACTGGTGACTGAACAGAAGCGCTCCGTGATGATTGTCTGTGTCACAGCTGCCTGCACCATCACCAACCATCTCCTGGAAGTTCGTTTAAACCTGGGTCGCTCCATTAGTGACAAGTGAAAGGTAACTGCTATCTGTCCTGATGACACTGGTTATACTGGTGGAAGTCTGAGGGAAACAGAGCCCAGCTGTTCTGTGTATTTGAAATCTCAGGTTAACCAAGTGTCTCATTAGACATGCAGGAGGATGTtcacagagagaagctgtgaccaagtctcactgtgtgtgtttgtgttgttgggCTCgatgctttgcatgattcacagttcctGATGTTTCCTACGCTGGCCCTTGCTGcagccctctcccctccagataATCCTCGCTCTTAGCCAGTCTGTCTGATTAGCTGTACCTGACAGGTGGGCGGGGCCTCTATGCCTGACACACCCATCTAAGGGATCTCTGCTTTTGCTGACCTCGTGAGGAGCTCATAGAGAGCATCTGCACCTCATTATTTAATACAAGAATACACAAAATAAAGGATAATGTTTCCGTCTTAAGCGCTCATGTTGTGATGTTTCCTGATGTGAGCGAGTGAAACATGCCTGCGCTTCAGCAGGGGGCGCCGTTACTGCCTCAGACCTGAGGTTCAAACCCCTCCAGGACGCTCTCTGTGTCAGCTCCATTACTGTCAATGGTCTGTTTGACCAATCACGGTTAACCCGGACTCTAACCTGTCTGTATAAATGTAAACAGGTCATTAAAttattgctttatttattttgttctatGTTTGGTTGTCTCGGTGAAACAAGTCCAACATCTTAGTAGTTTTAAAACTTTGTGAGATTAGTGTGCGCACTTTAAGTCACTCCAGCAGGTCAATTAGATGTATCCAGGTAAAATAACCCTGTGACAAAGTTTCCTTTGGAGATTCACAGATGTGATTGGCTCAGCGTGGAAACTTTGCTGTTTCTACTCAGGGCCAGTGTGTGCAACCAACATGACACACTCGTTACTGCAGCTGTTTAACCCGCAGGACGAGACATTTGGGAGATTCAGGCTACATTCAGTGTTTGAGCAAATATTCAAACATCTGAAACTCTGAGTGTAAGCGATAGTGTTTCACTGGGAGAAATAGGAAATGAAAACGGTTTCCTTTTAGCTTCATACACGTCGTCACTTCAACTTCCTTAAAAAAGTTGCTGTGCTTCCTTTCATGTGATGAGCCCTGATTAAAAGTCCCTCTGTGTAACTCTGGGCTTTCTTTATGTGCTGACTTTATTATTTCTATAACTTTCTGTTTGGCTTTACAGCAGTGTCCTTGCTAAGTGAGTGAGTGTGCACATCACCACAGCCTGGTGTTGATCTCACCTCAGACCTTCTCGTCTTCCACTTTAAGGAACTCTGAGGAGCCGGTTTAGCCCGTCAGCGTGGTGTAAACTTCCTGTGATGTCACTCTGCTGAGACACAGTTTGTTGTTTATTCATGATGAGTTTGGCACTGCTGTTAGACGTAACAGCAACTGAATCAGCCCGCTGACTAAAATGGGACATTATTCATGTAAAAACCATTGATTTAAAGACGATGGCTCTTTTTACAAACGATTCATTTCCatcactgttgttgttgtgggactAAAACTAGACGCTGCAGTCTGGCTTTTGGCTTCAGGGCCACTTTACCTAAAGGCTGCTTCAGTCTATCAGCTGTATGTTGTGGGCCAGCTGATTGGATCAGTTTATATAAATGGCACCAAATATGAAGCGACAGTAGCTGCCTCGAGCCTTTAATCTGACGAGATGAGAGAGCAGCACAGCTCAGAGCGGCGAGCAGCGCCTTCCTGTTACACGTGTCTATTGTTTCATATGAACTTTGGTTATCCCAGACTTACATGGGTCCACCTGTAATTCTCTATGTAAATAGATTATGGGCTCATTTACATGTAACACACTGcattcatcattattatttaatgtgaAGCACTCGGTACCTGAATCAGAAGCTATTGTAAATTTAGTTGTGTAACAAACGTCTAAACAAACAGTAAGTGTGCACATTTGTGTGTGGGCACTTACTTCTGTGCTGTAACTGTGCTGCTTGGCAGGAGCCGCTGTTTCCCCTTAAATGTGCCACATTTGTGAGGAAATAACAGGACAAACTTGCCAGACCTTCTCTGCTGATGCCAAACAGCTTATTCTGCTTGTTGGATTGAAACACGACTCATCGGCCTGTGGAAGAACCGTACGCAGGTACAGCAGCCTGGGTTCATGCAGCTCACACGCTGCTGTTGGACGGCCTCTGACCAGCATGCGTCACAAGTCAACTGGTGTGATTGTGTTGGTTAGTCTGGGACAAACAGGCTGATCCTAGGAGTGTTTGATGGGACTGAGGTCAGCACTGTGGCTAGGCTATTCCAACCTCACCGTCCCCAAACTCtgaacagagcacctttggcgCATCTCCCACCAAAGGTGCTTTCTTACCTTATCAGGTAAGAGTCCCGTTATGTCACCTCCACACTTTGACCTGTTCAGGCTCCAGTCAGCACCTGACTGTCAGCACCACATGGTCAGCGTAAGAGTGTCAGAATAGGCTGCTTGGTGCTGACAGAGAAGCTGTGGCAGGTTTTCATGGTGAAGGACGCGCTGTGTGAGAACAGACGCCTCATTGCAACAAACAGCGTTTCCTTACTTTCTGTTTAAAGCTTATTTAACAATTCTCACTTTCTGGAGTTCCTGTTTCAACAGGTTCTTCTGAAGgaaattttattgtatttattgttttatggtgttTAAATTTCTATTTTTGTAGTGGTTACAGACCAATGACCGAGCAAAATCAAggacacaagtgtttatttcagttTAGACATGATATATGAAGTAGGTGCAAGTGATAGTTGTAGAAGCTGAGCTCCGTTCACGATGGCGATGTTGGCTCTGCTCCGCCCCCTCAGTGTGAGTGCAGTGGGATTGATTGGCTCTGGTGTGAGGACGCTGTTTTATACTGATTTAGATTTTTGTCCATTGTAAAACCAAAATAACTGCTTCTTATATCTGACAGTTTTATGAGCACTCTGCTGTTGTTTCAGCTCAGATGTATATTTTTGTAGGTCAAACTGGACGAACACTAACTGATAAAATCCACAATGATGCAGACATATTCTTTAATGTTAGTCCAAATGCATTTGTATTGTATATTTCTACACCTTTTACTAACGAGGATGATTTTTGACTCTTTGTCTGTTGTAATTAAATGATTTCAAAAGAACTTTTTGGtgcttctctgctgtgtttgctttgctgCTGTTGTCTTCCTGCAGCTTCAGTGTCTCATTTTGTGAAGCTTACATGCGTCCACCTCGCCTCCTGAAACTGTCTCATCTGTCTTCATTGTCGACCCGTCATGTGTGAGTTGTGACAAACCATCAAACTAATATCAAAACTGCTAATGAGTCTGAAACCTCTCGGTTCAGTTTTTTCTGTTAGAAGAACAAAAACCTTTCAGAGTTTCTATAATACAGTGACAGAAGCATCTGTATTTCAAACCCATTTAAACACCTGCATTAGTCCTGAGGCAGCTCGTGCTCACACAGGTAAGTACACACAGTCAAATGCATCATCTTCAGTAAAGAATGAATACGTCAGTAAAAGTCGTGCTCTGGTATTCAGGGGGACATTTGCACTGTGATGTAGCTGCATCCTCTCATTAAGTGACAGGACTCCTTGGTTTTGTCTCATTAGCAAAGTTTTTCAAATCTGATCAAACCACACTTAGAAATATGCAGCATTATCAAAGTTATAAAGCTGGACATACCCTGTtactttgatattaatgagtgaCTGCTTACTGGTGAATGTGTAGAAGTGTATGTTTCTTACTTGGATCTACTTCCTGCTCTTTCCGTCCCCTTCCAGGATTCTTTGTGTTCACCTCAACTCATCATGGAGGACGAAGGCCTGAGTCGGTTGGCCCAGACTGTCCAGACGTTGTCCGATCTGGCAGACCAGCGAGCCCCAAAAACATGAAGCCTTTGTGGCTGCTAGCTCAAAGCAGTCTCGGCACCCCAGTGCCACGCCAGCAGTATCTCAGggccagtgttttatttttatatgctTCATATTTGATCAACTTTACAGAGTTTGTATTAAGAACAGCTTTCAAATTTCATAAAAAAGGTAACGGTTCAAATAGATCTGTAAATCACTCAAGCGCTCGTTGTATCCGTACCATTTTAGAGAGTCTGTGACGTTTTTGTGTACCTGTAGTCGTACTGCAGTGagttcaaaacaaacacaagtggttaatgaacaataaaaaatatatcaaaGCTACAATTTGTTGATGTGAGCGATGGAAAACGGTTTCTATGACTTGAAATATGAACTGCGAAGGATGCAAGTCGTCAGTTCAGCAGGAACCAGCAAGCTGCTCTCACTGCCAAGCACGCTGGGAGGGTAAGTTCAGCTGAACATTATCAGTGAGTTGCTGTTCTCTGCAGCTCAATATTCAGTCCTGACAGCACAGTAAACAATAACTTAATGTCACTGCTTTCGCCTCAGAGTTCAGTTTGAATGAATGTGGGTCACTCGACGCGTTCCATCTTCTAACCGTAGACATGGACAGAACCTGTTGCGTGTGAATCTGGTTTCCTTTAGTTCCATGATGGTCTGCACGGCCTGGAGCAGACCAACAATGAAAGAATCACCTGAATAATTTCTAATGGTTCTGTTTGCACAGCAGCTCTAGGACCAAAGGCTTGTGCCAtcccttatttctttatt is part of the Maylandia zebra isolate NMK-2024a linkage group LG3, Mzebra_GT3a, whole genome shotgun sequence genome and encodes:
- the LOC143416606 gene encoding leucine-rich repeat and calponin homology domain-containing protein 4-like isoform X2, whose protein sequence is MAAGDGAQLPATVAASRSVEKALEEAATSGALNLSNRKLKEFPRSAKNYDLSDITHADLSKNRLCELPEELCQFISLETLSLYHNGMRSLSSSLSNLQALTYLNLSRNLLSSLQPSVFQLPLLRVLIISNNKLSSLPASIYSLTQLRQLDVSCNELQRLPAELGQLECLRDLNLRRNRLTTLPEEISELPLVRLDVSCNRVSHLPLCYRHLRHLQSISLDSNPLQMPPAQICSKGKYHIFKYLNMEACKRSQEELEKHLRPTGFNSCLSDQELFPGQLGGLDSGFNSVDSGSKRWSGNESADDFSERSLRMAEVNRDQSNLAEEEEESNRVNGNAEQVDFIDSSVTEEEDDIRTNTSTPPSDQKDRSSPLQSQESTTSRSSLHIELGSSSSASSSPLSPSSPSLEERRRPGTLFIWQERERLQQQQKEKASSLKFSTKTGSHVATAQQMGSSSCGTSPESSKAENGTSGLRHRCASADQMSTGAPSVSLQRSSSKTDFPSSPKTSPPPGQAQKPSSFLFRTSSHSSVKPTGAIFSLGESGRSESRTTLRLPKEERPDITQLRKTLESRLKITLPEDMGEALANGTILCQLVNHIRPRSVSIIHIPSPAVPKLSLAKCRLNVENFVAACRRLGVPEDSLCSPQLIMEDEGLSRLAQTVQTLSDLADQRAPKT
- the LOC143416606 gene encoding leucine-rich repeat and calponin homology domain-containing protein 4-like isoform X1, coding for MAAGDGAQLPATVAASRSVEKALEEAATSGALNLSNRKLKEFPRSAKNYDLSDITHADLSKNRLCELPEELCQFISLETLSLYHNGMRSLSSSLSNLQALTYLNLSRNLLSSLQPSVFQLPLLRVLIISNNKLSSLPASIYSLTQLRQLDVSCNELQRLPAELGQLECLRDLNLRRNRLTTLPEEISELPLVRLDVSCNRVSHLPLCYRHLRHLQSISLDSNPLQMPPAQICSKGKYHIFKYLNMEACKRSQEELEKHLRPTGFNSCLSDQELFPGQLGGLDSGFNSVDSGSKRWSGNESADDFSERSLRMAEVNRDQSNLAEEEEESNRVNGNAEQVDFIDSSVTEEEDDIRTNTSTPPSDQKDRSSPLQSQESTTSRSSLHIELGSSSSASSSPLSPSSPSLEERRRPGTLFIWQERERLQQQQKEKASSLKFSTKTGSHVATAQQMGSSSCGTSPESSKAENGTSGLRHRCASADQMSTGAPSVSLQRSSSKTDFPSSPKTSPPPGQAQKPSSFLFRTSSHSSVKPTGAIFSLGESGRSESRTTLRLPKEERPDITQLRKTLESRLKITLPEDMGEALANGTILCQLVNHIRPRSVSIIHIPSPAVPKLSLAKCRLNVENFVAACRRLGVPETEVCVCSDVLLCKLPNVLRCVTALLAVEGEEKDRPRLHSSPEASSSSTSLLSADFLLFYCAVMALLYVLYCYLLP